In Leptolyngbya sp. CCY15150, one DNA window encodes the following:
- a CDS encoding WG repeat-containing protein — MLLHHSYLARSLAPLVITLGLVGAQAAQGTESGDRPQLYPVPIDDRWGFIDETGAIAVAPKFEAAQGFWGGELAPVQVGGRWGYIDRSGTMAIAPQFDAAGLFSQGLGVIQQDDLWGFVDNQGAIALEPDYVWGYEFGEDHLAAVAIADQVADDQAARWGFIDPQGTVIIPAKFYDARFFAEGLAPVSVAPSWTGYSSWGFVDTTGQMAIAPQFDAAFSFSEGLAPVSVQGRWGFVAPDGSLSISPRYAQAWMFGNGLAPVQNLDGLWGFINHQGDVVIPFRYDYAYSFSEGLAYVMVEGQPAYINPAGDQVWPAPPSSR, encoded by the coding sequence GCGATCGCTTGCCCCCCTGGTGATCACGCTGGGTCTGGTTGGGGCACAAGCTGCCCAAGGCACCGAGAGCGGCGATCGCCCCCAACTCTATCCCGTTCCCATCGATGACCGCTGGGGATTTATCGACGAGACGGGCGCGATCGCGGTGGCACCCAAGTTTGAAGCAGCCCAAGGTTTTTGGGGTGGAGAGCTAGCGCCGGTGCAGGTGGGCGGACGCTGGGGCTATATCGATCGCAGCGGCACCATGGCCATTGCGCCCCAGTTTGATGCGGCAGGTCTGTTCAGCCAGGGGCTCGGTGTCATCCAACAGGACGACCTCTGGGGCTTCGTGGACAACCAAGGGGCGATCGCCCTAGAGCCCGACTATGTCTGGGGCTATGAATTTGGGGAGGATCACCTGGCCGCCGTGGCGATCGCCGACCAGGTTGCCGACGACCAAGCCGCCCGCTGGGGCTTCATTGACCCCCAAGGTACGGTGATCATTCCCGCCAAGTTCTACGATGCTCGCTTCTTTGCCGAAGGACTCGCTCCCGTCTCCGTTGCCCCTAGCTGGACTGGCTATTCTAGCTGGGGATTTGTGGATACCACAGGACAGATGGCGATCGCCCCCCAGTTTGACGCCGCCTTCTCTTTTTCGGAAGGACTGGCTCCCGTTAGCGTGCAAGGGCGATGGGGATTTGTCGCCCCAGATGGCAGCTTGTCCATTTCTCCCCGCTATGCCCAAGCCTGGATGTTTGGAAATGGGCTAGCTCCGGTGCAAAACCTTGACGGTCTGTGGGGCTTTATCAACCACCAAGGCGACGTGGTGATTCCCTTCCGCTATGACTACGCCTATAGCTTTTCCGAGGGGCTAGCCTACGTTATGGTTGAAGGACAGCCAGCCTATATCAACCCAGCGGGAGACCAGGTTTGGCCCGCTCCTCCATCAAGCCGCTAA
- a CDS encoding FAD-dependent oxidoreductase has translation MPHLAIIGGGVVGAAIAYELSHIPALHLTLLEQHQPAQASTGAALGVLMGAISHKTKGRAWRMRETSLRCYDAWIPELEKLTGKAFPYNRQGIVMLLSEGADLANWDTLISTRRAQGWSLECWSRDQLSDRCPQVQDDTIMAAIYSSGDRQLDPTALTLALLDAAQQRGVALKLETTVTAVDCAADGTAQVLHTTDGDLAVDGLVIAAGLGSTPLTAAIAQPVDIRPVLGQAMRVRLPEVLGHPDFQPVLTGSDIHIVPLGDGDYWIGATVEFPDDVGELQAHPTLLDQVLEGAITFCPSLSQAQVVQTWSGLRPRPFNRPAPIVEPLPGTANVWLASGHYRNGVLLAPATAKAIAAWVQKFFGLEPA, from the coding sequence ATGCCTCATCTTGCCATCATTGGCGGTGGTGTCGTTGGCGCAGCGATCGCCTACGAACTCAGCCATATCCCCGCCCTGCATCTCACCCTGCTTGAGCAACATCAGCCCGCCCAAGCCTCCACCGGCGCTGCCCTCGGCGTTTTAATGGGAGCCATTAGCCATAAAACCAAGGGACGGGCCTGGCGCATGCGGGAAACCAGTTTGCGCTGCTACGACGCTTGGATACCCGAGCTAGAGAAGCTTACGGGTAAAGCCTTTCCCTACAACCGCCAGGGCATTGTCATGCTGCTGTCGGAAGGTGCCGACCTGGCCAATTGGGATACCCTGATCAGCACTCGTCGGGCCCAGGGCTGGAGCCTGGAATGCTGGAGTCGCGATCAGTTGAGCGATCGCTGCCCCCAGGTGCAAGATGACACGATTATGGCGGCGATCTACTCCTCCGGCGATCGCCAACTGGATCCCACCGCCCTCACCCTCGCCTTGCTCGATGCAGCCCAGCAGCGCGGTGTTGCTCTGAAACTGGAAACGACCGTCACGGCAGTAGACTGTGCCGCCGACGGGACAGCTCAGGTGCTGCACACCACAGACGGAGACCTAGCTGTTGATGGCCTGGTGATCGCCGCTGGCCTTGGATCCACGCCCCTCACGGCCGCGATCGCCCAACCCGTCGATATTCGCCCGGTGCTCGGTCAAGCCATGCGGGTGCGCTTACCGGAAGTTCTCGGACATCCAGACTTTCAGCCCGTCCTCACCGGCAGTGACATCCACATCGTTCCCCTTGGGGATGGCGACTATTGGATTGGCGCAACCGTGGAGTTTCCCGATGATGTCGGTGAGCTTCAGGCCCATCCAACGCTGCTCGACCAAGTTTTGGAAGGGGCGATCACCTTCTGTCCTAGCCTCAGCCAGGCCCAAGTGGTACAAACGTGGTCAGGTCTGCGTCCTCGCCCCTTCAACCGCCCGGCCCCTATCGTGGAACCGCTGCCTGGAACCGCCAACGTCTGGCTGGCCAGCGGTCATTATCGCAACGGCGTCCTGCTAGCACCGGCCACGGCCAAGGCGATCGCGGCCTGGGTGCAGAAATTCTTTGGACTGGAGCCAGCCTAG
- a CDS encoding arginase family protein, whose product MSKLSPETLNLFFPQWQGSARFELYEGAKLLYESLHNRISFTQIPSSSTYSLAADKNILGYSQIFSQLLDACKVIQTHIPERILTIGGDCGVEIAPVSFLNKKYDQSLAIIWLDAHGDLNTPSSSPSAHFHGMPLRVLLGEGDVSLVNQAFSTLRPEQVFLIGARELDPPEKSFIQQNELSVFSAEAINDGDVDCLFSMLDKTGFDKLYIHLDLDVIDPEEFPHVACPTPGGIHIDKLKDLLVSLKRKFDIVGCSVLEFLPSGCKNLAILEVVKLLDYISLPLLTAV is encoded by the coding sequence ATGTCAAAATTATCACCCGAAACTCTGAATCTCTTTTTTCCACAATGGCAGGGTTCAGCAAGATTTGAACTTTATGAAGGGGCTAAACTTCTTTATGAGTCCCTTCATAACAGAATTTCATTCACTCAGATTCCTAGTTCTTCAACTTATTCCCTAGCTGCTGACAAAAACATTCTTGGATACAGCCAAATCTTTTCTCAACTTCTAGATGCTTGCAAGGTGATTCAGACTCATATCCCAGAACGTATTTTGACTATTGGAGGAGATTGCGGCGTTGAAATTGCTCCAGTTTCTTTTCTAAATAAGAAATACGATCAATCCCTAGCTATCATTTGGCTAGATGCTCATGGAGATTTGAATACACCTAGTTCATCTCCTAGTGCTCATTTCCACGGAATGCCGTTGCGGGTTTTACTGGGTGAAGGCGACGTAAGCTTAGTGAATCAAGCCTTCTCAACATTACGCCCAGAGCAAGTATTTTTGATTGGAGCAAGGGAGCTTGACCCACCTGAAAAAAGTTTCATTCAACAGAATGAATTATCTGTTTTTTCTGCCGAAGCAATAAACGATGGAGATGTTGATTGCTTATTCTCAATGCTGGACAAGACTGGCTTTGATAAGCTTTACATCCATCTTGATTTAGACGTCATCGACCCTGAAGAATTTCCTCATGTTGCTTGTCCAACGCCAGGTGGAATACACATAGACAAACTCAAGGACTTATTAGTTAGCTTAAAACGAAAATTTGACATAGTTGGCTGTAGCGTGCTGGAATTCTTACCTTCTGGGTGTAAAAACTTGGCAATCTTAGAAGTTGTCAAGCTGCTTGACTACATTAGTTTGCCGCTGCTGACAGCCGTATAA
- a CDS encoding DUF4864 domain-containing protein has protein sequence MIDITERDRLAIKTTISQQLQAFEQGNAMQAFSFASPSIQLQFQTPDRFMHMVRRAYPSVYQARSVIFEDLGMIDHHLAQAVLILGQDGTLSRALYLMQQQLDHMWRINGCLLLPIHDPESVE, from the coding sequence ATGATAGACATCACCGAACGCGATCGCTTGGCGATCAAAACCACGATTTCTCAACAGTTGCAGGCATTTGAACAGGGCAATGCCATGCAGGCCTTTTCCTTCGCCAGCCCCAGCATTCAACTGCAGTTTCAAACCCCCGATCGCTTTATGCATATGGTGCGGCGCGCCTATCCATCGGTGTATCAAGCCCGCTCTGTGATTTTCGAAGATTTAGGGATGATTGATCACCACCTTGCGCAAGCGGTGTTGATCCTAGGCCAGGATGGCACCCTATCCCGCGCCCTCTATCTGATGCAGCAGCAGCTCGACCACATGTGGCGGATCAATGGCTGCCTGCTGTTGCCTATTCATGATCCAGAAAGCGTGGAATGA
- a CDS encoding prolyl oligopeptidase family serine peptidase has product MAETPLTYPSSLQVDHVDDYHGTAVADPYRWLEDPDSPDSRAWIEAQNQLTFEYLQQIPSRETLRDRITQLWDYEKFGTPFKMGDRYFYFKNDGLQNQSILYTLPSLDAEPQLLLDPNGLSEDGTVALSNFAISEDARFMAYGLSSSGSDWQEWQVRSVETGEDLPDHLKWVKFSGAAWSHDHQGFFYSRYDEPSADSQFEAVNYYQKLYYHRLGTPQADDVLIYDRPDEKEWGFSGSVTDDGRLLIISVWRGTEPKNLLFYKDLTVADSPVVELIRDFEAEFNVVEAEGDRLWVQTDLDAPRGRLIAIDLTQPDRDHWQEVIPQAAETLQSMTVLNHQFVATYLKDARSQVQRFALDGTPLGELPLPGIGSVGGLGSKRQDTETFYSFTGYTTPTSIYRYDAVTGESQLFRQPTVDFNPEDFTTTQVFYTSADGTQIPMFITHKAGLVLEGNNPTLLYGYGGFGVSLTPSFSPSYLVWMEMGGVYAVPNLRGGGEYGEDWHQAGTKQRKQTVFDDFIAAAEWLIDQGYTRSDKLAIAGGSNGGLLVGACMTQRPELFGAALPAVGVMDMLRFHLFTIGWAWCSEYGSSEHADDFPTLYAYSPLHNLKPGTAYPATLITTADHDDRVVPAHSFKFAAALQAAQGGEAPVLIRIETKAGHGAGKPTAKVIEEIADRYAFLVRTLEIGT; this is encoded by the coding sequence ATGGCTGAAACTCCCCTCACCTATCCCTCCAGTCTGCAGGTTGATCATGTGGATGATTACCACGGTACAGCGGTGGCGGATCCCTACCGCTGGCTGGAAGACCCTGATTCGCCGGACAGCCGTGCCTGGATTGAGGCTCAAAACCAGCTCACCTTTGAGTATCTCCAGCAGATTCCATCCCGAGAAACCTTGCGCGATCGCATCACCCAGCTTTGGGACTACGAGAAATTTGGCACGCCGTTCAAGATGGGCGATCGCTACTTTTACTTTAAAAATGACGGGCTGCAAAACCAGAGCATTTTGTACACCCTGCCCAGTTTAGACGCCGAGCCGCAACTGCTCCTCGATCCCAACGGGCTTTCGGAGGATGGCACGGTGGCGCTATCGAATTTTGCCATCAGTGAAGACGCGCGGTTTATGGCCTACGGGCTATCTAGCTCCGGTTCCGATTGGCAAGAGTGGCAGGTGCGCTCTGTTGAAACCGGGGAAGACCTGCCGGATCATCTCAAGTGGGTGAAGTTTTCCGGGGCAGCCTGGAGTCATGACCACCAAGGCTTTTTCTATTCTCGCTACGATGAACCCAGCGCCGACAGCCAGTTTGAGGCGGTGAACTATTACCAGAAGCTCTACTACCACCGTTTGGGGACGCCCCAGGCTGACGATGTGCTGATCTACGATCGCCCTGACGAGAAGGAATGGGGGTTCAGCGGTAGCGTCACGGACGATGGGCGGCTGTTAATTATTTCCGTCTGGCGGGGCACTGAACCGAAAAATCTCTTGTTCTACAAAGATCTGACGGTGGCCGATAGTCCAGTCGTGGAGCTGATCCGAGACTTTGAGGCGGAGTTTAACGTGGTGGAAGCTGAGGGCGATCGCCTTTGGGTGCAGACCGACTTAGATGCGCCTCGGGGACGGTTGATTGCCATTGATCTAACCCAGCCCGATCGCGATCATTGGCAGGAGGTGATTCCCCAAGCGGCGGAAACTCTGCAATCCATGACGGTGCTGAATCATCAATTTGTGGCCACCTACCTAAAAGATGCCCGCAGTCAGGTGCAGCGCTTTGCTCTAGACGGTACACCCCTGGGAGAACTGCCCCTACCCGGCATTGGTTCGGTGGGGGGCTTGGGCAGCAAGCGCCAGGATACGGAAACCTTCTACAGCTTCACGGGCTACACTACGCCCACCAGTATCTATCGCTACGATGCCGTGACCGGGGAAAGCCAGCTCTTCCGCCAGCCCACAGTGGACTTTAATCCCGAAGACTTCACCACCACCCAGGTGTTTTACACCAGTGCCGACGGTACCCAAATTCCCATGTTCATCACCCATAAAGCCGGGTTGGTGCTGGAGGGTAACAATCCCACCTTGCTTTACGGCTACGGTGGCTTTGGCGTGTCTCTCACCCCGAGCTTTTCCCCTAGCTACCTGGTTTGGATGGAGATGGGGGGTGTCTATGCGGTGCCCAATCTGCGGGGTGGGGGTGAATATGGCGAAGACTGGCATCAGGCGGGTACGAAGCAGCGCAAGCAAACGGTTTTTGATGATTTCATCGCCGCAGCGGAATGGTTGATCGACCAAGGCTATACCCGCTCAGACAAGCTAGCGATCGCCGGTGGCAGTAATGGTGGTTTGCTGGTGGGAGCCTGTATGACCCAGCGTCCTGAGCTTTTTGGGGCTGCCTTGCCCGCCGTGGGCGTCATGGATATGCTGCGCTTCCATTTGTTTACCATTGGCTGGGCCTGGTGTTCGGAATATGGTTCATCGGAACATGCCGACGACTTTCCCACCCTCTATGCCTATTCACCGTTGCATAATCTGAAGCCGGGAACGGCCTACCCCGCCACGTTGATTACCACGGCTGACCATGATGATCGAGTGGTGCCCGCCCATAGCTTCAAATTTGCGGCTGCTCTCCAAGCGGCCCAGGGGGGCGAGGCTCCAGTGCTGATTCGCATTGAGACCAAGGCAGGGCATGGAGCTGGTAAACCTACGGCCAAGGTGATTGAAGAAATTGCCGATCGCTATGCCTTCCTGGTGAGGACGTTAGAGATTGGGACGTAG
- the tatC gene encoding twin-arginine translocase subunit TatC encodes MTPPSDLETATQDINPKLASAQANSRSASDDSVDEFPDEVEMSIFDHLEELRQRIFYSLGAAILGVIGCFLYVKPIVQLLEVPAQGVKFLQLSPGEYFFVSIKVAGYSGLLVATPFVLYQIVQFVLPGLSLRERRLIAPIVFGSSILFVAGLGFAYIALIPAALNFFINYGDGVVEQLWSIDRYFEFVLLLLFSTGLAFQVPIIQLLLGTLGIVSSRQMLSNWRYVIMIAAIMGAVLTPSTDPITQSLFAGAVLILYFGGIGMVVATGR; translated from the coding sequence ATGACCCCTCCCTCTGACCTTGAGACAGCGACGCAAGATATCAACCCAAAGCTAGCTAGCGCGCAGGCTAACTCGCGTTCAGCCAGTGATGATTCCGTCGATGAATTTCCTGATGAAGTCGAGATGTCAATTTTTGACCATCTTGAGGAACTCCGTCAGCGCATCTTCTACTCCCTGGGGGCGGCCATCCTCGGCGTGATTGGCTGCTTCCTGTACGTGAAGCCTATCGTGCAGCTCCTCGAAGTGCCTGCCCAGGGCGTCAAATTTTTGCAGCTCTCCCCCGGAGAATATTTCTTTGTATCCATCAAGGTGGCTGGCTATAGCGGTCTCTTGGTAGCAACGCCCTTCGTGCTCTACCAAATTGTGCAGTTTGTGCTGCCGGGGCTATCGCTGCGAGAACGCCGCTTGATTGCGCCCATTGTCTTTGGATCGAGCATCTTGTTCGTTGCTGGACTGGGCTTTGCCTACATCGCCCTCATTCCTGCCGCCCTCAACTTCTTCATCAACTACGGCGACGGCGTGGTGGAGCAACTGTGGTCCATCGATCGCTACTTTGAATTTGTGCTGCTGCTGTTATTCAGCACCGGTCTAGCGTTTCAGGTACCGATCATTCAGCTCCTGCTCGGCACCTTGGGCATTGTGTCATCCCGGCAAATGCTGTCCAACTGGCGATATGTGATTATGATCGCGGCGATCATGGGCGCAGTGCTCACCCCATCTACCGATCCCATCACCCAAAGCCTGTTTGCTGGCGCAGTGTTGATTCTCTACTTTGGCGGTATTGGCATGGTAGTTGCCACTGGACGGTAG
- a CDS encoding DUF3067 family protein, whose protein sequence is MTGEELHQLLIDKWGRSYDLQLRRIQDQVFLQVMWKYLEQVSFPRSEADYFAHLEAIAHYMNAWGSEQYIRQYIEQTRDRPRLGKAVSIPIDLGERASEWLLEF, encoded by the coding sequence ATGACAGGAGAGGAGCTGCATCAGCTACTCATAGACAAATGGGGACGATCGTACGATCTACAGCTACGACGCATTCAAGACCAGGTGTTTCTACAGGTGATGTGGAAATATTTGGAGCAGGTGTCGTTTCCCCGCAGTGAAGCTGACTATTTCGCCCATCTGGAGGCGATCGCTCACTATATGAACGCTTGGGGCAGCGAACAGTACATTCGTCAGTATATTGAACAGACGCGCGATCGCCCCCGGTTGGGCAAGGCTGTGAGTATTCCCATTGATCTAGGGGAACGGGCCTCGGAGTGGTTGCTAGAGTTCTAA
- a CDS encoding cytochrome b6-f complex iron-sulfur subunit — MTQLSGNADVPDMGRRQFMNLLTFGAVTGTALGALYPIVKYFLPPSSGAGGGGVVAKDALGNDVVAADFLASHSVGDRVLAQGLKGDPTYIVVSSAEEIAPYGINAVCTHLGCVVPWNASENKFICPCHGSQYNSEGKVVRGPAPLSLALAHAEVTDGKVAFVPWTETDFRTNESPWWS, encoded by the coding sequence ATGACACAACTGTCTGGAAATGCTGATGTGCCCGATATGGGGCGTCGTCAGTTTATGAACCTGCTGACCTTTGGTGCTGTGACAGGAACCGCCCTAGGGGCCCTCTATCCCATCGTGAAATATTTCCTGCCTCCCTCCAGTGGTGCTGGTGGCGGCGGTGTCGTTGCAAAAGATGCCCTTGGTAACGACGTCGTTGCGGCAGACTTTTTGGCGAGCCACAGTGTAGGCGATCGCGTGTTGGCCCAGGGTCTTAAAGGCGACCCCACCTACATCGTGGTTAGCAGTGCCGAAGAAATTGCTCCCTACGGTATCAATGCAGTCTGCACCCACTTGGGTTGCGTGGTGCCTTGGAATGCCAGTGAAAACAAATTTATTTGCCCCTGCCATGGGTCACAGTACAACAGCGAAGGTAAGGTGGTTCGCGGCCCCGCACCGCTGTCCCTAGCGCTTGCCCATGCTGAAGTAACCGATGGCAAGGTAGCCTTTGTTCCTTGGACAGAAACCGACTTCCGCACCAACGAATCTCCTTGGTGGAGTTAG
- the petA gene encoding apocytochrome f: MKSRIWSALLPRSAKLMAKGTLALLAALTIFLGSDLLLPQSAAAYPFWAQQNYESPREATGRIVCANCHLGAKPTELEVPQSVLPDTVFKAVVKIPYDSDAQQVLATGEKGGLNVGAVLVLPEGFTIAPSDRIPEEMQEEVGPSYLFQTYSETQDNIILVGPLPGEQYQEIVFPVLSPNPATDKSVSFGKYSVHVGGNRGRGQIYPAGNKSNNAIYNASASGVVSKIAADETGGYNVTIQAEDGSVVVDNVPAGPTLVVTEGDVVTTGAPLNADPNVGGFGQKDAEIVLQSPTRIKGLIAFMAAVMLSQVMLVLKKKQIEKVQAAEMSF, encoded by the coding sequence ATGAAATCAAGAATTTGGTCTGCGCTGCTGCCACGTAGCGCCAAGCTGATGGCGAAGGGCACCCTCGCCTTGCTGGCTGCCTTAACGATTTTCCTCGGTAGTGATCTGCTATTGCCCCAATCGGCGGCAGCTTATCCCTTCTGGGCACAGCAAAACTACGAAAGCCCCCGTGAAGCAACGGGGCGCATTGTTTGTGCAAACTGCCACCTTGGCGCAAAGCCCACGGAACTGGAAGTGCCCCAGTCGGTGCTTCCCGACACAGTCTTCAAGGCTGTGGTGAAAATCCCCTACGATAGCGATGCTCAACAGGTGCTGGCCACCGGAGAGAAAGGTGGTTTGAACGTGGGCGCGGTGCTGGTTTTACCCGAGGGTTTCACCATTGCTCCTAGCGATCGCATCCCAGAAGAGATGCAAGAGGAAGTTGGCCCCAGCTACCTCTTCCAAACCTACAGCGAAACCCAGGACAATATCATCCTGGTTGGCCCGCTGCCCGGTGAGCAATATCAAGAAATCGTCTTCCCCGTTCTATCGCCCAACCCAGCCACCGATAAGTCGGTGAGCTTTGGTAAATACTCGGTGCATGTAGGCGGCAACCGTGGCCGCGGTCAAATCTACCCTGCGGGCAACAAGAGCAACAACGCCATCTACAACGCCTCTGCTTCCGGTGTTGTGAGCAAGATTGCTGCTGATGAAACCGGTGGCTACAACGTCACCATCCAGGCAGAAGACGGCAGTGTCGTCGTTGACAACGTTCCTGCTGGGCCCACGCTTGTGGTCACCGAAGGCGATGTGGTCACCACCGGCGCTCCCCTCAATGCTGATCCCAACGTGGGTGGCTTTGGTCAAAAAGATGCAGAAATCGTGCTGCAAAGCCCCACTCGCATCAAGGGTCTGATTGCCTTCATGGCAGCGGTGATGCTATCCCAGGTGATGCTGGTGCTTAAGAAGAAGCAAATCGAGAAAGTGCAAGCTGCAGAAATGAGCTTCTAG
- a CDS encoding DUF928 domain-containing protein, protein MSSLKLLSQKITAYTLVSAGLWMGTPLTLATLAQEDFVPPDRGSPGRLVGGGTHYTPPDRGIPGRREGGGTRGGCMSPQPLTALMPMNGYGETLAAYPTFYFYVPDFNAEAAEFILLNEAGDEIYASEFQVTGEPGVIAIHLPSTVGLPELAIGENYEWIFSLICDRTDRSGDSMVSGWLQRIETPATLAMELETLPESDRPALYAQSGLWYEAIASLADLRLANPTSAAIQEQWSSLLSSVELEYLAEAEFLPLTSVEDGVNGGMEDGGNSGMDNGTGN, encoded by the coding sequence ATGTCTTCGCTCAAGCTTCTTTCCCAAAAGATTACAGCCTATACCCTGGTCTCTGCTGGCCTGTGGATGGGCACCCCGTTGACCCTAGCCACCCTTGCTCAAGAAGATTTTGTACCCCCCGATCGCGGCAGTCCAGGGCGATTAGTGGGCGGCGGTACGCACTATACTCCCCCCGATCGCGGTATTCCTGGTCGTCGAGAGGGCGGTGGCACTCGGGGCGGCTGCATGAGCCCGCAGCCTCTGACAGCTCTGATGCCCATGAATGGCTATGGTGAAACCCTAGCAGCCTATCCAACGTTCTACTTCTATGTCCCCGACTTCAATGCAGAAGCAGCAGAGTTTATCTTGCTGAATGAAGCTGGCGATGAAATCTATGCCTCCGAGTTTCAAGTCACGGGCGAACCGGGAGTTATCGCCATCCACCTGCCTTCGACGGTGGGCTTACCGGAATTGGCCATAGGCGAAAACTACGAATGGATCTTCTCGTTGATCTGCGATCGCACCGATCGATCGGGAGACTCCATGGTCTCGGGCTGGCTACAGCGCATTGAAACTCCTGCCACCTTGGCCATGGAGCTAGAAACCCTACCGGAGAGCGATCGCCCAGCGCTCTATGCGCAATCGGGTCTCTGGTATGAAGCGATCGCTTCTCTCGCTGACCTGCGCTTGGCCAACCCCACCAGTGCCGCGATCCAAGAGCAGTGGTCTAGCTTGCTGTCCTCGGTGGAGTTAGAGTACCTAGCGGAGGCGGAGTTCTTGCCGCTGACGTCGGTGGAGGATGGCGTTAATGGCGGGATGGAGGATGGCGGAAATAGCGGGATGGATAACGGCACGGGCAACTAG